The genomic segment AAGCGGTGGCTGTCTCACTACCCCCTTCTGAAGGGCGAAATTGACTTCGATCAGTATGTCATCACTTGCGTACTTTCGCGGGCACTGGAGGAGGTTGAGGCCGGCGAGGCGACGGCTACGGAGGTGCCGGATTTCGCAGATTGAACTCCGAGATGCGCTATCCAACCACGCTTACTTTGTCATTTGCCGTTGAAAACGTGCGGGATGCAGAGGTTGGCGTCGACAAGGACTGTTGCATGGTCTGTTGCTGAATTACGCCCGGCCGCACGAGCTCATCAGCAGCCTATTTGCCAAAGTTATTGCGCTTCGCGCTTGCGAGATGATGACCTATGGAAGGAGTTCGGCCTCACGACCCGGGCGAACGAACCAGATTGGTCGCCAATCATTCCCCCAGCTCGCTGCTGAGAACACCCACAATATGAGTGGAAGAAAACCTCTACCACCAAATCTGTCAATCTGCAGGTTTCATTCTGTGCTCCCCTCCGAATTACCAACAATGCGAGGAATTCCAGAGCTGCTTTCGTTCCGACGAGTATGACACGGAACCGACGTAGCTACATAAGGCAT from the Rhizobium acidisoli genome contains:
- a CDS encoding nitrogen fixation protein NifQ, whose product is MEENLYHQICQSAGFILCSPPNYQQCEEFQSCFRSDEYDTEPT